A stretch of Candidatus Vicinibacter affinis DNA encodes these proteins:
- a CDS encoding ATP-dependent helicase has protein sequence MEKVYTTSSFDEGFKKLNIAQKLAVETTEGPIMVIAGPGTGKTQILSYRIGTILLKNLAEARNILCLTYTEAGVTAMRQRLTSLIGPLAYEVGIFTFHAFCHRIISDNPESFQLYGDHSVADDLDIIECLEELLTSLPSDNKLFSYKENFAQTIKNLKKLFSDIKREHWSTIEMIEKVQQRIENLKDDPIFIYVRKTGKNQKGDIKTDALEKEKTRLLKSIEAIKLFGKYQNALNQKNLYDYDDLILWVIDKFSSDDEFLGIYQEKYQYILVDEYQDTNGSQNELLNLLCSYWDQPNIFVVGDDDQAIYRFQGANLENMISFKNKYKPEIILLTNNYRSSQPILDLAGHSIKANSDRLIYQIPNLSKELLSSGQNRSVTIIPKIVEYSDNYSEYIDVTNQIEFLISSDLTSYNEIAILVRKNKEISIYSQCLQKKGIPFRASCEINIIHEPIVIALLEIMQFLLQETNKPFSSDHLLFKILHQPFVAVSSLDVAKISWHLNNFEKDSENKLTPTEFLNKSSLRILISDPVRLSDCGVDSPDKLMDFSKNLEMLLKEKNSLSLQVLIEKILYSLKILPYILGSNEKESQLQIINGFFDFLKDQSVKKPEIDLEQFLKLIDRIAHHNLSIPVNLFTGSEEGVYLSTLHSAKGLEFEYVFMVNNTKNIWRPKGDSGFRLVDPFQRINRLENEDDRRLFYVGITRAKNFIQISYPVKALSEKTLEPCLYIAEILAFNGIVKVGKSIEKNEFISGIEQKISYFNKPFVQIDESYFKIFLNRFELASTALNTYLECPLKFYYEKVLRIPGARSAPMGFGNAIHKALEKFLTKQPLDPNGPDIDLLLNHFDKAMVTHRSHFSASEFENYLAEGKRSLLGFINQHYSSWLEISKMELEYPFKNRAYRNVPIVGNMDRVDHFSTSIKVVDYKTGNANVIRDHIQKPTDKNPNGGPYWRQLIFYSILLDTEPKFKGKMSSGIIYYVNPDASGKFLSSEISPSPEDKLLVGNLIVDTYDKIRNKNFFPGCEKPNCVWCKFYSNGDLPLNDESEQD, from the coding sequence ATGGAAAAAGTATATACAACTTCTAGCTTCGATGAAGGGTTTAAAAAACTCAACATTGCTCAAAAACTAGCTGTTGAAACTACTGAAGGCCCTATAATGGTAATTGCTGGCCCCGGAACTGGAAAAACTCAAATTCTGTCTTATAGAATTGGTACAATTCTGTTGAAAAATTTAGCTGAGGCTCGGAACATACTTTGCCTTACCTATACTGAAGCTGGCGTTACTGCAATGCGTCAAAGACTGACTTCGTTAATTGGTCCTCTGGCGTATGAAGTGGGAATCTTTACCTTCCATGCATTTTGTCATCGTATCATCAGCGATAACCCTGAGTCTTTTCAGTTATATGGCGATCACAGTGTTGCCGATGATCTAGACATTATTGAATGTTTGGAAGAATTGTTAACCTCACTTCCTTCAGACAACAAACTATTTTCTTATAAAGAAAATTTTGCTCAAACAATTAAGAATCTCAAAAAACTTTTTTCAGATATTAAAAGAGAACATTGGTCTACAATTGAAATGATTGAAAAGGTTCAACAAAGAATAGAAAATTTAAAAGACGATCCTATTTTCATTTATGTAAGAAAAACTGGAAAAAATCAAAAAGGTGATATCAAAACTGATGCTCTGGAAAAAGAAAAAACACGCCTATTAAAATCAATTGAAGCCATTAAGCTTTTTGGAAAATACCAAAATGCATTAAATCAAAAGAATCTTTATGATTATGATGACCTTATTCTTTGGGTAATTGATAAGTTTTCTTCAGACGATGAATTCCTTGGAATTTATCAGGAAAAGTATCAGTACATTTTGGTAGATGAATACCAGGATACAAACGGATCCCAAAATGAATTATTAAACCTTTTATGCTCTTATTGGGATCAGCCTAATATTTTTGTTGTCGGAGATGATGATCAGGCAATCTATCGCTTTCAAGGTGCGAACCTGGAAAACATGATTTCATTTAAAAATAAATATAAACCCGAAATCATTCTTCTTACAAACAATTATAGATCTTCCCAGCCCATACTTGATTTAGCTGGTCATTCTATTAAAGCAAATTCTGATCGATTAATATATCAAATTCCAAATTTAAGCAAGGAACTACTTTCTTCTGGCCAAAACAGAAGTGTTACAATCATACCAAAAATAGTTGAGTATTCAGACAATTATTCTGAGTATATTGATGTGACAAATCAAATTGAGTTCCTAATTTCTTCTGACTTGACCTCTTATAATGAAATTGCAATCCTGGTTAGGAAAAATAAGGAAATATCTATCTACAGTCAGTGTCTGCAAAAGAAAGGAATTCCATTCAGGGCTAGTTGTGAAATCAACATCATACATGAACCAATAGTAATAGCTTTGTTGGAAATTATGCAGTTCCTCCTACAAGAAACTAATAAACCCTTTTCTTCGGATCATTTACTATTTAAAATCCTTCACCAGCCTTTTGTTGCAGTATCTTCCCTTGATGTTGCTAAAATCTCATGGCATCTAAACAATTTTGAAAAAGATTCAGAAAATAAACTGACACCTACTGAATTTTTAAACAAATCTTCTTTAAGAATTTTAATATCAGATCCTGTTCGATTATCTGATTGCGGAGTTGATTCCCCTGATAAATTAATGGATTTTTCAAAAAATTTAGAGATGCTCTTAAAGGAAAAAAATTCCTTAAGTTTACAAGTACTCATCGAGAAAATTCTATACTCTCTTAAAATTCTACCTTATATACTTGGATCCAATGAAAAAGAATCCCAACTTCAAATTATAAACGGGTTTTTTGACTTTCTAAAAGATCAATCAGTTAAAAAACCTGAAATTGATCTTGAGCAATTTCTTAAACTAATTGATAGAATTGCTCATCATAATTTATCTATTCCGGTAAATCTATTCACGGGGTCTGAAGAGGGTGTTTATTTAAGCACGCTTCATAGTGCCAAAGGGTTGGAGTTTGAATATGTCTTTATGGTAAATAATACCAAAAATATTTGGAGACCTAAAGGTGATTCTGGTTTTAGATTAGTGGATCCCTTCCAAAGAATTAATAGATTAGAAAATGAAGACGACAGAAGACTTTTTTATGTAGGGATTACGCGTGCTAAAAATTTTATTCAGATTTCATATCCAGTTAAGGCTTTGTCTGAAAAAACTTTAGAGCCCTGTCTGTATATTGCGGAGATCTTGGCTTTTAATGGAATAGTAAAAGTTGGTAAGTCTATAGAAAAAAATGAATTTATTAGTGGGATAGAACAGAAAATTTCATACTTCAATAAACCTTTTGTACAAATTGATGAAAGTTATTTCAAAATATTTTTGAACCGATTTGAATTGGCGTCAACAGCTTTAAATACCTATTTGGAATGTCCCCTGAAATTTTATTATGAAAAAGTTTTACGGATTCCTGGAGCTCGTTCAGCGCCAATGGGTTTTGGAAATGCCATTCATAAAGCTCTTGAAAAGTTTTTAACGAAACAACCTCTGGATCCAAACGGACCGGACATAGATCTTCTTTTAAATCATTTTGACAAAGCAATGGTTACCCACCGATCTCATTTTTCTGCCAGTGAATTTGAAAACTATCTCGCTGAAGGAAAAAGATCATTACTTGGTTTCATAAATCAACACTACAGTAGTTGGTTGGAGATTTCTAAAATGGAACTTGAATACCCATTTAAAAACCGGGCTTATCGTAATGTACCAATAGTTGGCAATATGGATAGGGTAGACCATTTTTCAACAAGCATCAAAGTCGTTGATTACAAGACCGGAAACGCAAACGTTATTAGAGATCATATACAAAAACCAACAGACAAAAACCCAAATGGTGGACCATATTGGCGACAATTAATATTCTATTCAATTCTCTTGGATACAGAACCTAAATTTAAAGGAAAAATGAGTTCTGGTATAATTTATTATGTAAATCCTGACGCCTCCGGAAAATTTCTATCTTCTGAAATTTCACCTTCGCCAGAAGATAAATTGTTGGTAGGCAATTTAATTGTTGACACTTATGACAAAATCCGAAATAAAAATTTCTTCCCCGGTTGTGAAAAACCCAATTGTGTTTGGTGCAAATTCTATTCAAATGGAGACCTACCCCTCAATGATGAATCTGAACAAGATTGA
- a CDS encoding alanine dehydrogenase: MKDFAKASRELKIGIAKETFPHENRVALVPHSVHNLVARGHHILVESGAGERSNFSDHNYSEAGAEICYSPKEVLQADIVLKVAPPNLDELQYFHPNQILISPLYLPVANTEYIQALRQKRVTALAMEYLQAEDGSFPLVRVMSEIAGLAVIHTAAELLTNTHKGRGVLLGGISGVPPAKVLILGAGVVAEYATRAALALGASVRIFDDEIHKLTRIQSRIGAPLYTSSLNPVSLLQQLVSAEVVIGAIHSKTGRTPIVVTEDMVMQMKPGSVIIDVSVDQGGCFETSQITTHESPTRVVHGVIHYGVPNIASKVSRTASIAISNIITPILQKAGDTGSIEEILYQNKGLRNGIYTYKGCLTNEYLSKHLNLKYTNLDLLLTSTL; this comes from the coding sequence ATGAAGGACTTTGCAAAGGCAAGTCGCGAGCTAAAAATTGGCATTGCTAAGGAAACATTTCCTCATGAAAATAGAGTTGCTTTAGTTCCTCATTCAGTTCATAATTTGGTAGCCAGAGGCCATCATATTTTGGTTGAGTCTGGCGCAGGAGAGCGGTCTAATTTTTCTGACCATAATTATTCGGAAGCTGGAGCAGAAATATGTTATAGCCCAAAGGAGGTATTGCAAGCGGACATTGTTCTCAAAGTTGCACCTCCAAATTTGGATGAATTGCAATATTTCCATCCCAATCAAATCCTTATTTCTCCACTATATCTTCCAGTTGCCAACACAGAATACATACAAGCATTGCGACAAAAGAGGGTAACCGCGCTAGCTATGGAGTACCTACAAGCGGAGGATGGTAGCTTTCCATTGGTCAGGGTCATGAGTGAAATAGCCGGTCTTGCTGTAATTCATACGGCTGCTGAGCTTTTAACAAATACACATAAGGGTAGAGGGGTTCTTTTGGGGGGTATTTCAGGGGTTCCGCCAGCCAAAGTTTTAATCTTGGGAGCAGGGGTTGTAGCGGAGTATGCAACTAGAGCGGCACTGGCTTTAGGAGCTTCTGTGCGAATATTTGATGATGAAATTCATAAACTGACTAGAATTCAAAGTAGAATTGGAGCACCACTTTATACTTCTTCACTTAATCCTGTTTCACTGTTGCAACAACTTGTTTCAGCTGAAGTAGTTATTGGTGCCATACATTCAAAAACCGGTAGAACGCCAATCGTTGTCACTGAAGATATGGTAATGCAAATGAAACCTGGTTCCGTAATTATTGATGTATCAGTGGATCAAGGAGGCTGTTTTGAAACCAGTCAAATCACCACACATGAATCGCCAACAAGGGTTGTGCATGGCGTGATCCATTATGGTGTGCCAAACATAGCGTCTAAAGTATCAAGAACAGCATCCATAGCAATTAGCAATATCATCACACCAATTTTGCAAAAAGCAGGTGACACCGGGAGTATTGAAGAAATTTTATACCAAAACAAAGGATTAAGGAATGGTATATATACTTACAAAGGATGCCTGACCAACGAATATCTTAGCAAACACTTAAACCTAAAATATACTAATTTGGATTTATTACTTACCTCGACCCTATAA
- the tsaE gene encoding tRNA (adenosine(37)-N6)-threonylcarbamoyltransferase complex ATPase subunit type 1 TsaE: MEFFSNEKHLESILTQLVNHLKTNRVWLLTGEMGSGKTTLVRNLGSLLGFEKEVTSPSYSIINEYSCKNNLLNINRVYHVDLYRLNHIEEALEVGIEEIIFGNDLVIIEWPNLIYPLLGKHTFAEIHIEVLDNQNRRYILKQNK, translated from the coding sequence ATGGAGTTTTTTAGTAATGAGAAGCATTTAGAATCAATATTGACTCAGCTTGTAAATCACTTAAAAACAAATAGAGTCTGGTTATTAACAGGCGAGATGGGATCTGGTAAAACAACTTTGGTGAGAAATTTGGGATCTTTGTTGGGTTTTGAGAAGGAAGTTACCAGTCCTAGTTATTCGATTATTAATGAATATTCATGCAAGAATAACTTATTAAATATCAATAGGGTATACCATGTAGATCTTTACAGATTGAATCATATTGAAGAAGCTTTGGAAGTTGGTATTGAGGAGATTATTTTCGGTAATGACCTCGTAATAATTGAATGGCCAAATTTAATATATCCATTGTTGGGTAAGCATACTTTTGCGGAAATACACATAGAGGTCTTGGATAATCAAAACAGAAGGTATATCTTGAAACAAAATAAATGA
- the gyrB gene encoding DNA topoisomerase (ATP-hydrolyzing) subunit B yields the protein MTQKGGEYSASSIQALEGLEAVRKRPGMYIGSTDSKGLHHLVWEVIDNSIDEHLAGHCTHIQVTIEKDNSVTVSDNGRGIPVDMHEKLQKSALEVVMTVLHAGGKFDKDSYKVSGGLHGVGVSCVNALSSYVRVEVRRGGKVYMQEYERGKPLADVKVIGDSSDRGTQVTFKPDYEIFENLIYDYDTLAHRLRELSFLNSGLYIYLKDEREEIPRNELFFSEGGLKEFALYLDRTRTPLCEEPIFVKGKEENIEVEVALQYNTGYQENVFSYVNNINTREGGTHVSGFRRALARVFKQYGDDNGMFSKLKVEISGEDFREGLTGIVSVKVPEPQFKGQTKGELGNSEVVGVVSRVVGDALITFLEENPKEARKIIDKVILAATAREAARKAREMVQRKNVLSGGGLPGKLADCSSRVPSECELFLVEGDSAGGTAKQGRNRHFQAILPLRGKILNVEKAMEHKIYENEEIKNMFTALGVFRQENEEGDIILNTSKLRYHKIVIMCDADVDGSHITTLILTFFYRYMNEIIENGHLYIARPPLYLVKKGKEARYAWNEKERKEISIELGKGKEDSVQIQRYKGLGEMNAEQLWETTMDPERRILSKVNIENATLASDRFTMLMGDDVPPRRQFIEEHAHYAKIDI from the coding sequence ATGACTCAGAAAGGAGGAGAATACAGCGCGAGTAGTATTCAGGCGCTTGAAGGATTAGAGGCTGTTAGAAAAAGACCAGGAATGTATATTGGAAGTACAGATTCCAAAGGTTTGCATCACCTTGTTTGGGAAGTGATTGATAATTCCATAGATGAGCATTTGGCTGGACACTGCACACACATTCAAGTAACTATTGAAAAGGATAATTCTGTTACCGTAAGCGACAATGGAAGAGGAATTCCGGTTGACATGCACGAAAAGCTGCAAAAGTCCGCTCTGGAAGTTGTCATGACTGTTCTTCATGCTGGAGGTAAGTTTGATAAGGATTCTTATAAAGTTTCTGGTGGTCTCCATGGTGTGGGCGTTTCTTGTGTTAATGCGCTTTCTTCCTATGTTCGGGTAGAAGTAAGAAGAGGTGGTAAAGTGTACATGCAAGAATATGAAAGAGGTAAACCTTTGGCTGATGTTAAAGTCATTGGTGATAGTTCCGACCGTGGGACACAGGTTACCTTTAAACCAGATTATGAAATATTTGAAAATCTGATATATGATTATGATACATTAGCCCACAGGCTCAGGGAGCTTTCATTTTTAAATAGTGGTTTGTACATCTATCTTAAAGATGAAAGAGAAGAAATTCCAAGAAATGAATTATTCTTCTCTGAGGGTGGATTAAAAGAATTCGCTCTATACTTGGATCGAACCAGAACTCCACTTTGTGAAGAGCCAATTTTTGTAAAAGGAAAAGAAGAAAACATTGAAGTCGAAGTAGCTCTTCAATACAATACTGGTTATCAGGAGAATGTATTTTCCTATGTCAACAATATCAATACCAGGGAAGGAGGAACACACGTAAGTGGATTTCGAAGGGCTTTAGCCAGAGTTTTCAAGCAATATGGTGATGATAATGGAATGTTTTCTAAGCTAAAAGTTGAAATTAGTGGGGAAGATTTTCGTGAAGGGTTAACTGGAATTGTTTCAGTAAAAGTTCCCGAACCTCAATTTAAAGGTCAAACTAAGGGAGAATTGGGTAATTCCGAAGTCGTTGGAGTTGTTTCAAGAGTAGTAGGAGATGCGTTAATTACATTTTTAGAAGAAAACCCAAAAGAAGCTCGCAAAATAATAGATAAAGTTATTTTGGCCGCTACAGCGCGCGAAGCAGCCAGAAAGGCGAGAGAAATGGTCCAAAGAAAAAATGTCCTAAGTGGTGGTGGGCTTCCCGGAAAGTTGGCTGACTGTTCTTCAAGAGTTCCTTCAGAATGTGAATTGTTCTTAGTAGAAGGAGATTCTGCCGGTGGAACAGCAAAACAAGGTAGAAATCGTCACTTTCAGGCTATTTTACCATTGAGAGGTAAAATTCTTAATGTCGAAAAAGCCATGGAACATAAAATTTATGAAAATGAAGAAATCAAAAACATGTTCACGGCTCTTGGTGTGTTTCGTCAAGAGAATGAGGAGGGAGACATCATATTAAATACCAGTAAATTAAGATACCACAAAATAGTGATCATGTGCGATGCCGACGTTGATGGTTCCCACATTACAACCTTAATTCTTACATTCTTTTATAGGTATATGAATGAAATTATTGAGAATGGTCACCTTTATATCGCAAGACCTCCACTTTATTTAGTAAAAAAAGGAAAAGAAGCCAGATACGCCTGGAATGAAAAAGAAAGAAAAGAAATATCCATTGAATTGGGTAAGGGAAAAGAGGATAGTGTTCAAATTCAACGTTATAAGGGTTTGGGAGAAATGAATGCTGAACAATTGTGGGAAACCACTATGGACCCTGAAAGGAGAATTCTTTCAAAAGTGAATATTGAAAACGCAACATTAGCTAGTGACCGTTTTACCATGCTTATGGGAGATGATGTGCCTCCTCGCAGACAGTTTATTGAAGAACATGCCCATTATGCAAAAATTGATATTTGA
- a CDS encoding MaoC family dehydratase: MLQIGDQFKHTFRYTQSDVDTFAKVSGDMNPLHIDPAAGANSIFGKNIIHGFLGGSVFTKIFGILWMADGHIYMKQTMQWIKPMFVDQDYEAVITVKEIFPDKHRVLYDCAIFDLATGEQTFTGEALLMNKKQYVW; the protein is encoded by the coding sequence ATGTTACAAATAGGTGATCAATTTAAGCATACTTTTAGATATACCCAATCTGATGTTGATACTTTTGCAAAGGTTTCGGGAGATATGAATCCACTTCATATTGATCCAGCTGCAGGAGCAAACAGTATTTTTGGTAAAAACATTATTCATGGTTTTCTTGGAGGGAGTGTTTTTACCAAGATATTTGGCATTTTGTGGATGGCAGATGGGCATATTTATATGAAACAAACGATGCAGTGGATAAAACCAATGTTTGTTGATCAGGATTATGAGGCCGTTATTACCGTAAAAGAAATATTTCCCGATAAACACAGGGTGCTGTATGATTGTGCCATTTTCGACTTGGCTACCGGCGAGCAAACATTTACAGGAGAGGCTTTGTTGATGAATAAAAAGCAATATGTCTGGTAA
- the phaC gene encoding class III poly(R)-hydroxyalkanoic acid synthase subunit PhaC: MINTNSVFGEFLEIGEKLKKGYETLKSIDSVEVATTPKELVWSCDKVQMFHYIRETPAKCKTPVLVSFAIMNRHDVLDLQPDRSLMKKLLDEGLDIYIMDWGYPSKADRFLSMEDYILGYMDDAIDFIRNAHKIDKIHKMGICQGGLFSMIYASIFPEKLKSLTTYVAPYDFKNANCNMLFKWTKYVDVDTMVNTQGIISADMLNNAFSMLKPSMDIAKFFGVLEMMDDRDKLMNFLRMEKWKNDCPDLSGEMYRKYIKDLFRDNKLVNGEFELDGKIVDLKNMTVPFLNVYATEDNIIPNESTVSVMDKIGSKDKQLYAFPGGHIGVFVGAKSQKELAPSVAKWVIERC; the protein is encoded by the coding sequence ATGATAAATACTAATTCCGTTTTTGGAGAATTTCTGGAAATTGGTGAAAAACTTAAAAAGGGCTATGAAACTCTAAAGTCAATTGACTCTGTGGAAGTCGCCACAACACCTAAGGAACTTGTTTGGTCTTGCGACAAAGTTCAAATGTTTCATTATATAAGAGAAACTCCAGCCAAATGTAAAACCCCCGTACTTGTTTCTTTTGCTATCATGAACAGACATGACGTTCTTGACCTTCAACCTGACAGAAGTCTCATGAAGAAACTTTTGGACGAAGGCCTTGACATATATATAATGGATTGGGGTTATCCAAGTAAAGCTGACCGCTTCCTTTCTATGGAAGATTATATTCTTGGTTACATGGATGATGCTATTGACTTTATTAGGAATGCACATAAGATCGATAAAATCCACAAAATGGGAATTTGCCAAGGTGGACTCTTCAGTATGATATATGCATCAATATTTCCCGAAAAGCTTAAATCATTAACAACCTATGTGGCTCCATATGATTTTAAAAATGCAAACTGCAATATGCTGTTTAAATGGACAAAATATGTGGATGTGGACACCATGGTCAACACTCAAGGCATAATTAGCGCTGATATGCTAAACAATGCTTTCAGTATGCTTAAACCAAGTATGGATATTGCTAAATTTTTCGGGGTTTTGGAAATGATGGATGATCGTGACAAATTGATGAACTTTTTGAGAATGGAAAAGTGGAAAAACGACTGTCCTGATTTAAGTGGAGAAATGTATAGAAAATATATTAAAGATCTATTTAGAGACAACAAATTAGTGAACGGTGAATTTGAATTAGACGGTAAGATTGTAGATTTAAAAAATATGACCGTACCTTTTTTAAATGTTTATGCCACGGAAGATAATATTATTCCTAACGAATCTACTGTTTCTGTCATGGATAAAATTGGTAGTAAAGACAAACAACTATATGCTTTCCCTGGAGGCCATATCGGTGTGTTCGTTGGCGCTAAGTCACAAAAAGAACTTGCACCAAGCGTCGCCAAATGGGTAATTGAACGATGCTGA
- a CDS encoding DUF2541 family protein: MKKQVHFYLLVLSFLVGLKTIGASPAIEINNFEQPAWELLGTKTVKFNLDRDEILVGRNNGFFKSVQIKVKRSGINMHKCKVVYGDGTEQEIELKEELKAGSESRVIDLEGNRRVIKKVILWYDTKNFRNKQALVEVWGKH; this comes from the coding sequence ATGAAAAAGCAAGTTCACTTTTACTTATTGGTCCTTAGTTTTTTAGTGGGATTAAAGACAATTGGCGCAAGCCCAGCCATTGAGATTAACAATTTTGAACAGCCAGCTTGGGAGCTCTTGGGTACTAAAACCGTCAAGTTTAATCTTGACAGGGATGAAATTTTGGTCGGAAGAAATAATGGGTTCTTTAAATCTGTCCAAATTAAAGTCAAAAGATCTGGAATTAATATGCATAAGTGTAAGGTTGTTTATGGAGACGGGACGGAACAGGAAATAGAACTTAAGGAAGAATTGAAGGCTGGATCTGAAAGCAGGGTAATTGACCTTGAAGGAAATCGGCGAGTTATAAAAAAGGTAATCTTATGGTATGACACAAAAAATTTCCGCAACAAGCAAGCTCTGGTTGAAGTTTGGGGAAAACACTAA
- a CDS encoding cyclase family protein: MLKEIKEISIEGTIVIDLNKAVDISISFKTGIEQVNCFYAPFFDSIPVKAGAFIGSVKEGGPVNFSNVKLNVHGNGTHTECVGHITDEFISVNEILKNYVFKNHLCSVYPTKRDDGDLVIERFTLEQLLADVVSETLTIRTLPNPISKKKKHYSGTNPTYLSEEAMEFIVQKGFKHILVDFPSVDREEDEGRLLAHRAFWKGERAKTCTITELVYVPEDFPDGDNMLFLHLAPLDLDAVPSRPILYQLKNDQYTQK; this comes from the coding sequence ATGTTAAAAGAGATAAAGGAAATATCTATTGAAGGAACAATTGTAATTGATCTAAACAAAGCGGTTGATATTTCTATTTCATTTAAAACTGGAATAGAACAAGTAAATTGCTTTTATGCACCATTTTTTGATAGTATACCAGTAAAAGCAGGAGCTTTTATTGGTTCTGTTAAAGAGGGCGGTCCAGTAAATTTTAGCAATGTAAAGCTTAATGTACATGGTAATGGAACGCATACAGAATGTGTGGGACACATCACTGATGAATTTATTTCCGTCAACGAAATATTGAAAAATTATGTTTTTAAAAATCATCTTTGCTCCGTTTATCCAACCAAAAGAGATGATGGAGATCTAGTCATAGAAAGGTTTACCTTAGAACAATTGTTAGCAGATGTGGTATCTGAGACATTGACTATAAGAACACTGCCAAACCCAATTTCTAAAAAGAAAAAACACTATTCAGGTACAAATCCCACGTACCTTTCAGAAGAGGCTATGGAGTTTATTGTTCAAAAGGGTTTTAAACATATATTAGTAGATTTTCCCTCTGTTGATAGAGAAGAAGACGAAGGACGATTATTAGCTCATAGAGCTTTTTGGAAAGGGGAAAGGGCAAAAACTTGCACTATTACGGAATTAGTTTACGTTCCAGAGGACTTCCCAGATGGAGACAATATGTTGTTTTTGCATTTAGCACCATTGGACCTTGACGCAGTACCATCCAGACCAATATTATATCAATTAAAAAATGACCAGTATACCCAAAAATAA
- a CDS encoding NAD kinase: MFGQKIKIEDLTHLLGLLVQLNENRTEFWIFKEYLDELPEDLQNKYKDKTWATYEDIIRIRPGCLLSLGGDGTILQAVTLVRDSKVPILGINMGRLGFLASIEKKLIPDAIYQLVNGSYEVEERSLLKLDSTENLFGEIPIALNDFTILKRDNSSMITIHTYINGDFLNSYWADGLIVASPTGSTGYSLSCGGPIIFPDSSSLVITPVAPHNLNVRPIIIPDHSVLTFEVEGRSENFLCTLDSRKEIIHSRHQLAIRKCEYTVRLIQLQPVSFLKTIHTKLNWGLDQRN, translated from the coding sequence ATTTTCGGACAGAAGATAAAAATTGAAGATCTAACTCATCTATTAGGTCTCTTGGTTCAACTAAATGAGAATAGAACAGAATTTTGGATTTTTAAAGAGTACTTGGATGAATTGCCAGAAGATTTGCAAAACAAATATAAAGATAAAACCTGGGCGACGTATGAGGATATTATTAGAATAAGACCAGGGTGTTTATTGAGTTTGGGGGGAGATGGAACAATTTTACAAGCCGTTACACTTGTAAGAGATAGTAAGGTTCCAATACTGGGTATAAACATGGGGAGGCTTGGTTTTTTAGCAAGTATTGAAAAAAAATTAATACCTGATGCTATTTATCAACTTGTTAATGGAAGTTATGAAGTGGAAGAAAGGAGCTTATTAAAACTGGACAGTACAGAAAATCTGTTTGGCGAAATTCCAATAGCATTAAATGATTTTACCATATTAAAGAGGGACAATTCTTCAATGATTACCATTCATACTTATATCAATGGGGATTTTCTTAACTCATATTGGGCAGATGGACTAATTGTTGCGTCTCCAACCGGTTCTACCGGATATTCGTTATCCTGTGGAGGACCCATAATATTTCCTGATTCATCCAGCCTCGTAATCACACCTGTGGCACCACACAATCTCAATGTAAGACCCATTATCATACCAGATCATTCGGTTTTAACTTTTGAAGTAGAAGGTCGATCTGAGAATTTTTTATGCACTCTTGACTCAAGAAAGGAAATAATACATTCAAGGCATCAATTGGCTATAAGAAAGTGTGAATATACTGTGCGATTAATACAATTGCAACCTGTAAGTTTTCTAAAAACTATACATACAAAATTAAATTGGGGATTGGACCAAAGGAATTGA